The genomic window AAAGGCAAGGTTGTCGATGTCCAAAGCTGGCGGCTGAGAGAAGATGGCCAATTTCAACCAGAGGCGATCGCTTCAGACAAATAGCGTGGACATTTTCTAGCCACGGCCAAGCGTAGCCTTGCGCTTTCTTGAAGGGATTCCCATGCAAATAGGGATCTATCCCGTAAGTATGTCATAGCTAAATTGCTTGTGGATCCGAGCAATAATTTTCAATAATGCGCGATTTTAAGGGATCGCTTAAGACGCTACAAAGCGCTGTAGTATAGAATGTCTGCAACATTTTCGCGGCTAGAGATTGGTGTCTGCCGCTGTTTTTGTTGATGTTCTTATTCCGCCAAGCGATCACCGCTTCTGCTCTACACCATGCTCAATCCAAATCTGGATGATATACAACTGACCCACGAAGAGTACGAGCGCTTCTCAAGACACTTAATCTTGCCAGAGATTGGGCTTGAGGGACAAAAGCGCTTGAAAGCTGCTAGCGTTCTCTGCATCGGAACTGGGGGGCTGGGGTCGCCTCTATTGTTATACCTAGCGGCGGCAGGTATCGGTCGCATCGGGATCGTCGATTTTGATATCGTCGATAGATCCAACTTGCAAAGACAGGTCATTCATGGCACGTCTTGGGTGGGTAAGCCCAAGATTGAATCAGCTAAGCACCGTATTCTAGAAATTAACCCCAATTGCCAGGTTGATCTGTACGAAACCCGCCTGTCTTCTGAGAATGCGCTCGATATCATGGAGCCTTACGATATCGTCGTTGACGGAACTGACAATTTCCCAACGCGGTATTTAGTCAATGATGCGTGTGTTCTACTGAACAAGCCCAACGTATATGGCTCTATTTTCCGGTTTGAAGGACAGGCCACGGTCTTTAACTATGAGGGCGGGCCAAACTATCGTGACCTTTACCCCGAACCGCCACCCCCTGGCATGGTTCCGTCCTGTGCCGAAGGCGGCGTCTTAGGGATTCTCTGCGGGATTATTGGGGTAATCCAAGCGACCGAAACAGTCAAAATCATCACGGGGCAGGGCCAAACCCTGAGCGGTCGTTTAATGCTCTACAATGCCCTGGATATGAGTTTCCGAGAGCTGAAGCTACGCCCCAATCCGGAGCGGCCCGTCATTGAAAAACTGATCGACTATGAACAGTTCTGTGGCATTCCTCAGGCTCAGGCAGCAGAAGCACAGGCGCAAGCAGCCGTGCCTGAAATGACGGTAACAGACCTGAAGCAACTCATGGATGCTAAGGCGAATGAGGTACTGCTGCTGGATGTGCGAGAACCCCATGAGTATGAAATTGCTCGGATTCCTGGCGCAGTTTTGATCCCGCTTTCAGATATTGAGAGTGGAGACGGCATTGGGAAAGTAAGTTCGCTCCTCAATGGGCATCAGCTTGTGGTGCACTGCAAGGCCGGTATGAGATCGGCTAAGGCACTGACGCTGCTAAAGCAGCAAGGGATTGAGGGCACTAATGTGCAAGGCGGCATTTTGGCCTGGAGTCGTGAAATCGATTCTTCCGTCCCCCAGTACTAGGGTGGTTTCTGAGGAAAAGGAAATCTCTACGGTTGGGCCAGGCTTGCCAAAATAAACTGCTAGCCCGGTTGATGCCTGCAAACCTCGCCTTACAGGCACTTCAACGGCCAGAAAGGTCTTAGATGCCTCAACATCTTTACGGACATTTCCAGGAAGTCTGAATGCAGATTTCCTGGATTTTTTTTGATTGGAATCGCCAAACTGTAACCATATAGACAGTACATGGGTATAAATGGGGCATTCTGAAGCATCAATGACAATGCCACCTCCTATGAAACAATTGATAGGTCATCCTTTAAGTCTCGGTCTGATTATTTGGGGAGTCTTTGCATCTGGCGTTAAGGCCATTCCGGGAGACTCAGTAACAAATGTAGAAGCGTGGATTCAGGCTCACCCGACCCTAAGACCCGCCCCGACAGAGAGTTTAGTGGTTAACCGAGTTGATACGCCTGCTCGACGCTTTACCTTTCGAGCCATGATCTTTCCAGTCAGCGGTATGGCTGCAGACGGGATTGAGCTAGGGGGCATTATCCGCACGGAGCAGATCATGCTGGTTGATACGGTGGATGGCGTGACTGCAAATCGGTTGGAAGAGTCTTTGCGCGCTATCTATGACGCGGTGATTTATAACGATTACCGTCGCGCCCGCGTTCTGCATAGTTATCCTGCGGGTGAGGGGGTAGCGCTTGGGGAAGCAGATGTGATGCGGCAGGGGGAATTGCGGGAGGGCGATCGCTTTGGCTATTGGGTAGATTTAACCGGTGCACCCGGCAGCTTTGCCTACAACGGCACGATTACGGTCTTTTTGAAGGAAGATCTGCCAGCTTTACAGGCGCAGTTAGAAAGCCGATAGTTCCCTCTTTTTCATTTGAATTTTTCCAGTTTTTTCTGTGCCCATTGTCGCAGTTGCTTGTTGGAGTTGCTGATACCACGATCAAGTAGGAAATAATCATTCTGAGTTGGTAGTAGAGCACACTATGCAATTTCTTCTAGCTCTGGAACATGCTCAGATTCGTAGTTTTCGATTAACACGCCAATAACATCCATCATAGATGCCAGAGGATGAGTCTCATCTTCTCCTACTTGATCGATAAGCGTATCGAGCAGTCCTACTAAACGCTCATACTCTTGTTCATTGTGAGGAACGAACACTGTTTTATGAATTGATGACCAAGCTGTAACTGTTTGGTCAAGGTTAAGACTTTGCATTACTCTTTCCACTTCCCTTCATCGTATTCTTTATGAGTTAACACAGCTCGGATGTAGACTTTCTTCCGATTGTAATGAATGGCAGCTATGAGCTGAACCTTATTGCCGCCAATGTTGAAGACGGTCAATTTTCAAACTTTGTCAGCGGATGGAAATAGCTTACGGAGTTCAATGAATGAGGCAAATTCGTTTTGCTTGATAAGTTTATACCATTGAACCAAAGCACTTCTCGTATCCGGATGACGTATAGCAAACTCATTCAAACGTTTTCGAGTAATCACATGCATATTGCTTTGCTTATAACTCCTCCCCTTGAATTTTGAACTCTGAATTTTGAATTTCGAATTCTTTTAGCTTCTCCTGTGCCCATTGTCGTAATTGCTCATCGGGATCATTGGTAGCGCGATCTGATAAAAGACTATGAGTTTGAGATAGGTTTGGATAGTAATATAAAATTCTCTTCAAAGCAATTAATCGCGGATTTGGCTGTGCAAAATTCCATCTCTTAAAAGGATCTTTATAAGCACTATCGAAGAGTAACTCCACGATTTCCACTTCATTTCTCCAATGATTTGATAGCTCTCTCAATGCAAGATATCGTACAGAAGAGTCCTGATTGTTCTGCGCATTATCTTTCAACCATTGAAAAGTTTCCAAGAAATCATGCCAAATCTTGACAAAGGCCCTTATTGCTCCACTTTTTACGTGTAAGTCTTCATCATTGAGAATTCTATCCTTTATGATATCCAGGGTATCCCTCTCGTCCTTCCAACCTTCTGCTAAGGCCCAAATAGAAGTTTGTCTCATAAAGTTATATTCTGCGAAATAGATTTGAGATTTAATCCACGAGTAAGTGTCCAGATGATCTTTCCAACCATCCTTTAGGGCAGGAGGGACGAAAATGGAGAAGTGAGATTTCGAGTTTTTTGGATTAGCAACTTCAAATTTCAGCCAATTTAACACTTCAGGATCACCTCCCCAAATAAGTGCTAATATCTTCATGCTTTCCTTAGCAGCGAAATCTCCATAAAATAGGCCGGATGAAGACTCCGACCCTATTTCTCTTTTCCAGGCATCTAGAAGTTGAACCTTGACTTCATTGGACTTCTTGATTTCAGAAATCACAAAAAATTGAGAGGCTAGGAGTAGATGATTGATAGCTCTATGACTCAACCGACAATCACCGTAGATTAGATCTTCTTCTTGAAAAAGGGTCTTATCTGGATGGATTTCTATTAAATATCGGACTAGTGTTTCTGTAAATTTTGTGTCAATAAGTCCGCAGATTAAGCATAGAACCTCGTGCCAATTTTCGTCTTGCCAATGTTGACCAAACACCTCATCTCGTAATTGCTTAAAGGTTAAGGTGCGCTGTTTCTCGAAGCGGTGGACGATTTCAACGGCGCAGAAATATTCCAAAAAAGTGCGATGCATGAAACCATAGGTGTCGGCGCCGCGATAGCAGAGGATGAAATTGCGTTCTCGAAGCTGCTGAATCAGACGGTTTGCCTTTTCACGAGGTTCACTGAAGCCTTGATCTCGAAGGTAATGAGTCAGAATGCGAATGAGATTTTCGGCGCTGATGAGATTACCTTTGAGTCCTTCTTCACCCGCCTGCATTTCGTAAGCAATCAGGCGCAGCATCTCCTGTTTCTCACGTCGCCCGATCGCATCCAACGGCAAATCCAATCGCTTGTGATCCACATCCCAGTGATACAGCAGTACCCGTGAAGCCTGGTCGTAAAGATCGGCTCTGTCGCGTGGTAACTCCTGACGGCGATTCAGGATAGCCATCATCGTTAGCAGTAAGGGATTGTCTGCCAGATTTTGGATGGCTTTGGAATTGGTGATGGCATCTTTTAATCGCTGTTTTAGGCGCACCTTATCGGGATCGCTACCCATGGCCAGGTCATACCAGCGATCGATAAATTCATGGATTTCGGCTTCGTCCAAGGGTTGAATCGTGAATTGGCGGAAGCCCGCATGTTGGAAACGCTCCGGGTTGTAGCCAATGATGCGTGAGGTGACTAAGACCCTGGCTTGGGGGTATTGCTGGGCAAAGCGGATGATGTCGTCAATGACGGCGGATTGAGTGGCGCGATCAAATACCTCATCCAACCCATCAAACATAACCAAAGTGGGATTTTCTAAGAGATGCCGATGGAGTTGCTGCTGATCGAACTGCCAATCGGCTCCGCGCCCGGAATGGAGGAATTCTAGGAAGTTAGTTGATTGGGCCAGTGCATATTCTCGGAGTTCAACCAGTAGGGGAAGCGTCTCCGTCTTGCCCTCGACCCAATCCAGTGCCAAATATTGCAGCAGTGTGGATTTGCCAGCACCGGGATCTCCCAAAATGATTGCTTGTTGGGAATCTCTAATAGCATCTAAAACCTTGCGAGCAGGCTGCTGAAAATACTCGTGGCGATAATGCTCCAGCGCTTTGGGGGATAGATCTTCGTCCAGTTGGCCCTCTGCCTGCAGTTGACGCTTTAGATCCAACGGCAGTTCATATCGCATAGGGGGCAATGCTTCCCGCACTGTTTGCTCAATGAACATGTTCCAAAGTTTGACAGCATCAGTTCGATCGGTGCTGTCAAGGGTGTACAGCTTTAGATAGCCGTAGCTAGCCTGTAAGCTCTCCCGATACGTAGCGATATCAAACCCAGGTGAAATTTGAGCGGTGTTGTGGGCGATCGCCTCCAGCAAATCCGTTTCTAATAAAGCGCTTAACGCTGGATCGGCCTTGATGATGCCTTTCACCTGCACCACATATTCTTTTGCAACCCCGCGCCAATCGAACTCCTCCGTCGGAAACTGCCAGCCAGTTTCTGGATACCGCTCTACCCAAATCTGCTCCAGCTGGGCAAAGTCGATGCGCTTGCACCCCGTCTCAAACGCTTTCCCGAGGATCGAGCAAACGGTCTTGTCTCGCACAAACCGCTTGAGCACAGGCTTGTAGTGGTGCTCAATGCTAGTGTCCGGCACGTCATTGAACTGAAGTTCTTTGACAAACCGCTGGATAAAAAAGCCGATCGCCTCGGCCATGGGAGCCTTCAGCGCTGGTGCTTGCAGTCGCGCCACCCCACCGTCCAGGCAACCTCTAAAGAAGTCCTGAACATAGCTTTCCAAAACGGGTTTGCTCAGGTTCAATATCTGCTCAAGCACCAGCTTCCCTAACTGAGCACCCGTTGCAGCTGCCAACCATTCCAACATGACACCAGCTTCAGATGTGACGAATATTGCCTCCAATATTGCATTCTCATTTGAGAGAGACCACAAATGACCACAAAAGAGGCATTATCCTTAATCTTGAGACCGACTTAGGAAATTTGGGAAAGGCAACCCAATATCGATACCCCAATCAATCGCTCCGATGGTGCTCAATCAACTCCCTGAATTGCAGATGTCGGATGAGCAATTCTTTCGGTCTTAGTCAAGAGTACGGCTCAGGAATTTTGAAATCCCAGACTGAAGAGCACCATAGCGAGAGTGAGATGCTATGTTCCTTAGTCTTTTACTTTGGCCGATCGCACTTGTCCTGCTGCTGCTGAGCTTTACCCCTGGCAGATGGTACAAGCTGTGGCCCTTCGAAATTATTGGCGCAGGCTATCTCTGGTTTGCGGCATTTACTCTGATCCTGCTAGTGAGTTTGCTGCTGTTACGAGCGTTGCCCCATCGGCGCAAGCTGATCATCGTGCTGGCCCTCGCTCTGGGCCTCTACGCTAGCTTCATCGGTAGCTGGTATGTTCCCAGGTTACGAGATGCCCGGCCAGGGGGTGTGCCGTTGACGGTAATGACCTACAACGTCAACTATCAGCGATGGGATACCGAAGCCGTGACTGACCTGGTGAGGTCACATCCCGTCGATGTTTTTGGACTGGTTGAGCCCTTCAAGGAACAGGCTGCAGAGCTACGGGACAATGTGCAAGACCTGTATCCCCACTACTACCGCGCCACCGGGGGTGGATTGAGCTTGTTTAGTCGCTACCCGATCGCCGAAGCCACCACCGAGAATTTGGGAACTCGCTACCACAGCCTGTTTGCAATTGTAGATGTGGAAGGAAAGCCGGTTCGAGTTGTGGTTGCCCACCCCCTCGCGCCTGTAAATCTATATAACTTTGTCAACCGCAACGAGGCAATGGTTGCACTGGCAAAGTACGGGGCAGACCAGCAGATTACGACCGTGATTATGGGGGACTTCAACCTCACCTCCTGGTCCATTTATTTTCGCGACTTTATCCGCCATTCAGGCTTACGCAGCGTCAATCTCGGGCATGGCATCAATCCGACCTGGTTTTACAACGGGGTAAGGCGATCGCTGTATCCCAGCGAGCAGCTGATGCAATTTCTGAAAATTCCCATCGATCACATATTTGTCAGCCAAAATGTCAGCGTTGATGCAGTGATCACGCCTTCTTCTGGCGTCTCTGACCATCGCCCCGTGATTTCCAAACTGCGAATGATGTAGGATGCCCCAATTTCACACCCGGCCCCATATTCTTGAGCGCTTCTAAGGCTGAGTGATTACTATAGGGGTGCATTCGTACTCCTGCTTACCCTGCATATGGTTTCTGTCCTGCATTTGTCCGATATTCACATGGGCAGTGGCTTTTGCCACGGGCACATCAACCCCGATACCGGACTCAACACTCGTTTGGAGGATTTTGTCGCCACCCTAAGCCGCTGCATCGATCGCGCGATCGCAGAGCCTGCTGACCTTGTGCTGTTTGGGGGCGATGCCTTTCCCGATGCCACCCCTCCACCGCTGGTGCAACAGGCCTTTGCCGGACAGTTTCGTCGTCTGGCCGATGCCAAGATTCCCACGGTGCTGCTGGTGGGCAACCACGATCAACATGCCCAAGGTCAGGGCGGGGCCAGTCTCTGCATCTATCGCACGCTGGGGGTTCCAGGGGTGTTGGTGGGCGATCGATTGCAGACCCATTGCATCGAAACCTGTGGTGGCCCAGTCCAAGTTGTGACTCTGCCGTGGCTGACTCCCTCAACGTTACTCACACGCCCAGAAATGGAAGGGCTATCAATGGCAGAGGTCAACCAGCATCTGTTAGAGCGGCTGCGGGTAGCTTTAGAAGGGGAAATTCGTCGGTTAGATCCTCAAGTGCCTGCCATTCTGCTAGGTCACCTGATGACGGATACCGCTCTGTACGGAGCAGAGCGGTTTCTGGCCGTGGGCAAAGGCTTTACGGTGCCCATGGCGATGCTGGCCCGCCCCTGTTTTGACTACGTAGCCCTGGGGCACGTTCACCGCCATCAAATTTTGTGTGAGTCGCCGCCTGTCGTCTACCCCGGCAGCATTGAACGGGTTGACTTCAGCGAGGCAGACGAAGAAAAAGGCTATGTCTGGGCCATTGTGGAGCAGGATCAGACCCAAATCGACTTTTGTCCGCTGCCGGTGCGATCATTTATCACCGTTACCGTTGACCTCACTGCCTCAGACGCTCCCCAAGCCGACTTGCTGAAGGCCCTGAACAAACACCCCATTCAAGATGCGGTGGTGCGAGTCATGTATAACCTGCGTCCCGATCAGGTGGACTGCCTGGATAACGCTGCCCTGTACGAGGCGTTGTCTCCGGCTCATACCTACACCATTCACCCTCAAATCGTGACCCAAAAGGCGCGATCGCGCCTCCCAGAACTGGCCCCTGGCAATCATTTAGATCCCATCGAAGCGCTACAAACTTACCTGACAAACCGCGAAGATCTTACCGAGTTAGCCGCAGACATGGTTGCAGCTGCGCAGGCCCTCGTCACAGAAACCCCCTTTGAACAAACAGAGCAGCCAGAGCCCTCCCCGAGTTTGGACACCGAGCAAAATGAGGCATCTCGACAGTTACGTTTGTTGTAATTTGCACCGCCTCTAGTGCGCGTGATCTCATTTGCAATTTCAGCGGTTACTTTCGCCACCGTATAAATGGGTTTCGAGCGACCCCATGGCTTTGAAAGCATCTTCCCCTGTACCTGCTGTAAAGACCAGATCGCGGTGCTCAGAGTAGTCTGCCCACTGGGCCGAGAACACTTGGTTCCCACCATCATGCCAATAGAGTTGACCAATGCCGTCTATATCCTGAACGACGAGCCCATATCCGTAGAAGCTGGTGCCCGCTTCAACTTCCCTCATGTGAGGAGTTTGCACGATCGCAAGCATGTCGTTTGAGATGACCTCACCTGCGAGCACAGCTTGACGGAATTGAATCATATCTTCAACGGTTGAGACTAAACCCCCGTTACCGATGAGGTTCCAGTAGGGCTCGTCATGTCCCCAACTGGCTTGCGCAATTGTCTTGCCACGCTGGGTTCTTAATGAACGGGTTTCATCGTAAACAGCGCTGTAGCCAGTGTTTTCTAAACCCAACTCAGCGATAACGTCTTCGAGCAGGTAGCTTTCATAGGATTTACCCGAACGGACTTCGATGATTGCAGCAACGATGCCATACCCGGTATTTGAATATTGATAGGTCTCTCCTGGAGGCGACTCTAACGGCGATTCAAAAGCTCGGGCAAGAAATTCGCGCTTATTGATTGGTTCAGGATCTGGGCCTACGGATTCCCTAAATCCCGCTGAATGTGTCAGCAGCTGATGGAGCGTAATCTCTGCCTTATCCGCCGGTACATTATCGAAAATATCGCTAAGGGTTTCATCAAAGCGAACATTCCCTTGCTGCACCAGCTTTGCAGCCATAACGCCAGTGACGGTTTTGGTTATGGAATTAATATCAACTAGCGTCAGTTCCGGAGGAACTGTATCTGCTGCTGGAGTTCCAAACTCCCAATATTGTGTAGGGCCGTCATGGTGAGAAATTGCAATAATGACATTTAGATCCTGCGCCTCAATTTCTGCGAGTGCGACCGCTAGACGCCTGTTAAATGGCGCACTTGTTGGCAGCGGCTGCAGTTGTGGCTGACACCCGGCACTCACCAAAATCGTTATTACTGCGGTTAAAAATGCAGGGAAAGGTGGCAAACCCATGGGTTTTGAGAACGGCTTGCTGAGATTTGATTGCCTTCTTCCCGCGTTGCCAAGCACAGTCACTTTGTTCATCACCCCTTTCCGGGTTCAGCCTGTCTCCCAATGCTAATCGGGAGACAGGGCTAAATCATTCAACCTCAGTTAAAGGCACTTTGTTTAGACAACAGTTTAGACAGCACGCTGGGCTTCATTCATAAACGCGATCGCCTCGTTGCAATCGTGCCGCCATCTCATAGGTCTGCCCTTGGGAGCGCATCGTGGGTGAATGGGCCGCCAGATATCGGGTTGTGGCCACCAGCACATAAATTCCAGCTTCCTGGTGTCGCAACGCTTCATACTGTTGAAACGCTGCCGCCACATTCTGAATGGTATGAAAATCCCGATCCTCCCGCAGCAGGAGCTTGCCCAGCAAAGCCAGCAGACGATCTGGATCGCCCCCACTGTGGAGATACTTACCCACCAGTGACCCAGCAGC from Leptolyngbya sp. SIO1E4 includes these protein-coding regions:
- the moeB gene encoding molybdopterin-synthase adenylyltransferase MoeB, which gives rise to MLNPNLDDIQLTHEEYERFSRHLILPEIGLEGQKRLKAASVLCIGTGGLGSPLLLYLAAAGIGRIGIVDFDIVDRSNLQRQVIHGTSWVGKPKIESAKHRILEINPNCQVDLYETRLSSENALDIMEPYDIVVDGTDNFPTRYLVNDACVLLNKPNVYGSIFRFEGQATVFNYEGGPNYRDLYPEPPPPGMVPSCAEGGVLGILCGIIGVIQATETVKIITGQGQTLSGRLMLYNALDMSFRELKLRPNPERPVIEKLIDYEQFCGIPQAQAAEAQAQAAVPEMTVTDLKQLMDAKANEVLLLDVREPHEYEIARIPGAVLIPLSDIESGDGIGKVSSLLNGHQLVVHCKAGMRSAKALTLLKQQGIEGTNVQGGILAWSREIDSSVPQY
- a CDS encoding NACHT domain-containing protein: MLEWLAAATGAQLGKLVLEQILNLSKPVLESYVQDFFRGCLDGGVARLQAPALKAPMAEAIGFFIQRFVKELQFNDVPDTSIEHHYKPVLKRFVRDKTVCSILGKAFETGCKRIDFAQLEQIWVERYPETGWQFPTEEFDWRGVAKEYVVQVKGIIKADPALSALLETDLLEAIAHNTAQISPGFDIATYRESLQASYGYLKLYTLDSTDRTDAVKLWNMFIEQTVREALPPMRYELPLDLKRQLQAEGQLDEDLSPKALEHYRHEYFQQPARKVLDAIRDSQQAIILGDPGAGKSTLLQYLALDWVEGKTETLPLLVELREYALAQSTNFLEFLHSGRGADWQFDQQQLHRHLLENPTLVMFDGLDEVFDRATQSAVIDDIIRFAQQYPQARVLVTSRIIGYNPERFQHAGFRQFTIQPLDEAEIHEFIDRWYDLAMGSDPDKVRLKQRLKDAITNSKAIQNLADNPLLLTMMAILNRRQELPRDRADLYDQASRVLLYHWDVDHKRLDLPLDAIGRREKQEMLRLIAYEMQAGEEGLKGNLISAENLIRILTHYLRDQGFSEPREKANRLIQQLRERNFILCYRGADTYGFMHRTFLEYFCAVEIVHRFEKQRTLTFKQLRDEVFGQHWQDENWHEVLCLICGLIDTKFTETLVRYLIEIHPDKTLFQEEDLIYGDCRLSHRAINHLLLASQFFVISEIKKSNEVKVQLLDAWKREIGSESSSGLFYGDFAAKESMKILALIWGGDPEVLNWLKFEVANPKNSKSHFSIFVPPALKDGWKDHLDTYSWIKSQIYFAEYNFMRQTSIWALAEGWKDERDTLDIIKDRILNDEDLHVKSGAIRAFVKIWHDFLETFQWLKDNAQNNQDSSVRYLALRELSNHWRNEVEIVELLFDSAYKDPFKRWNFAQPNPRLIALKRILYYYPNLSQTHSLLSDRATNDPDEQLRQWAQEKLKEFEIQNSEFKIQGEEL
- a CDS encoding endonuclease/exonuclease/phosphatase family protein, yielding MFLSLLLWPIALVLLLLSFTPGRWYKLWPFEIIGAGYLWFAAFTLILLVSLLLLRALPHRRKLIIVLALALGLYASFIGSWYVPRLRDARPGGVPLTVMTYNVNYQRWDTEAVTDLVRSHPVDVFGLVEPFKEQAAELRDNVQDLYPHYYRATGGGLSLFSRYPIAEATTENLGTRYHSLFAIVDVEGKPVRVVVAHPLAPVNLYNFVNRNEAMVALAKYGADQQITTVIMGDFNLTSWSIYFRDFIRHSGLRSVNLGHGINPTWFYNGVRRSLYPSEQLMQFLKIPIDHIFVSQNVSVDAVITPSSGVSDHRPVISKLRMM
- the sbcD gene encoding exonuclease subunit SbcD, which codes for MVSVLHLSDIHMGSGFCHGHINPDTGLNTRLEDFVATLSRCIDRAIAEPADLVLFGGDAFPDATPPPLVQQAFAGQFRRLADAKIPTVLLVGNHDQHAQGQGGASLCIYRTLGVPGVLVGDRLQTHCIETCGGPVQVVTLPWLTPSTLLTRPEMEGLSMAEVNQHLLERLRVALEGEIRRLDPQVPAILLGHLMTDTALYGAERFLAVGKGFTVPMAMLARPCFDYVALGHVHRHQILCESPPVVYPGSIERVDFSEADEEKGYVWAIVEQDQTQIDFCPLPVRSFITVTVDLTASDAPQADLLKALNKHPIQDAVVRVMYNLRPDQVDCLDNAALYEALSPAHTYTIHPQIVTQKARSRLPELAPGNHLDPIEALQTYLTNREDLTELAADMVAAAQALVTETPFEQTEQPEPSPSLDTEQNEASRQLRLL
- a CDS encoding beta-lactamase family protein — its product is MNKVTVLGNAGRRQSNLSKPFSKPMGLPPFPAFLTAVITILVSAGCQPQLQPLPTSAPFNRRLAVALAEIEAQDLNVIIAISHHDGPTQYWEFGTPAADTVPPELTLVDINSITKTVTGVMAAKLVQQGNVRFDETLSDIFDNVPADKAEITLHQLLTHSAGFRESVGPDPEPINKREFLARAFESPLESPPGETYQYSNTGYGIVAAIIEVRSGKSYESYLLEDVIAELGLENTGYSAVYDETRSLRTQRGKTIAQASWGHDEPYWNLIGNGGLVSTVEDMIQFRQAVLAGEVISNDMLAIVQTPHMREVEAGTSFYGYGLVVQDIDGIGQLYWHDGGNQVFSAQWADYSEHRDLVFTAGTGEDAFKAMGSLETHLYGGESNR